Proteins from one Myxococcales bacterium genomic window:
- a CDS encoding DUF4926 domain-containing protein, translating to MTFKLLDTVVLERDLPDAGLRRGDLGAVVEVYEPDGLEVEFVAASGRTQALVTLRESDLRHVDDRDLIAVRPLQRAV from the coding sequence ATGACCTTCAAGCTTCTCGACACCGTCGTTCTTGAGCGAGACCTTCCAGATGCTGGTCTTCGGCGCGGTGATCTGGGCGCTGTCGTCGAGGTCTACGAGCCGGACGGGCTAGAGGTCGAGTTCGTGGCCGCGTCGGGCCGCACCCAAGCACTCGTCACGTTGCGCGAGAGTGATCTTCGCCACGTCGATGACCGTGATCTGATCGCTGTGCGACCACTCCAGCGCGCGGTTTGA
- a CDS encoding adhesin: MLLPNADRAVVEPAKVRDYLLSPEHPVGRFKAAFFRALGYTADQWEVLRADLALVAQSADATPTELGPFGQKFEVRATLTSPLGRAAKITAVWIVRTGEDVPRFVTAFPA, from the coding sequence GTGCTGCTCCCCAACGCTGATCGTGCCGTCGTCGAACCTGCAAAGGTCCGCGACTACCTGCTGTCACCCGAGCACCCGGTCGGGCGATTCAAGGCAGCGTTCTTCCGGGCGCTCGGCTACACCGCAGACCAATGGGAAGTGCTTCGCGCCGATCTGGCCCTCGTTGCCCAATCCGCAGACGCCACGCCGACCGAACTGGGACCGTTCGGACAGAAGTTCGAGGTCCGTGCTACGCTCACCTCACCACTCGGACGAGCCGCCAAGATCACCGCAGTGTGGATCGTTCGAACCGGTGAGGATGTTCCTCGATTTGTGACAGCATTCCCCGCGTAG